The segment TGTAGTATTATCAATTACTTTTCCAGTTATTATTCCAGGCTTTGGTAGTTTATCTTTTGCTAACTGAGCAAAAGAATTTGCAGAAACAGTGAACATAATTAATAGTAGTATCTTTTTCATTTTGGTTTATTTTTTTTTAATTTCGATATTATATAGACGCCTCATTGTTTATCTTTGTTACTAGAATAAACATCGTTTAACGTAATATTAACAATATGAAAAATGTAACATTAGTTATTGGTGCTTCAACAAATCCTAACAAATATTCTAACATTGCTATTAAAAGACTGGCAGATAAAGAGATGCAAGTTGTTGCTTTAGGTTTAAGAAAAGGAACCGTTTCTGGAATTACTATTGATGAAGAAAAAAAAGACTATAAAAATATTGATACTGTTAACCTGTATTTAAATCCTAAGAGACAAGAAGATTATTATAGTTATATAATTAGCTTAAAACCTAGAAGAGTAATTTTTAATCCTGGAACAGAAAATACGGAGTTTGTAAAATTGTTGCAAGAAAATAATATTGAATCAGAAATTGCTTGTAGTTTGGTTTTATTGAGTATCAATCAATATTAGTTTTTTTATTGATTTGACTTTCCTATAAAAAGAAGGAATTTATAAAAAAGGAAGTGTTTATATTTCTGCTTTTTAAGAAATAATGAAACCCTTTTAGTCTACAGAAAAAACAACACCAGGTTTTGCTAATTCTACATTAGAGAACGTTTCTTGAGCTTCTTTTTTAAAGAGAGAAATATCTGTATATCTACCAGAATAATGCCCTAAAACTAACTGTTTTACTTCAGCATCTTTTGCAATTTGTGCTGCTTGTTTACTTGTAGAGTGTTTTGTTTTTTTAGCTAAATCTTCTCTGTCTGATAAAAAAGTTGCTTCATGATATAACAAATCTACATTTTTAATTAACGGAATAATATCTGGTTTATAATACGTATCACTACAAAAAGCATAGCTTAGAGGTTTTGCAGGATTAATTGTTAATTGTTGATTTTTTACAACTTCACCAGTTGATAAAACTACATCTCTACCTGCCTTTATATTGTTGTAATCACAACGTTCTATTTCTGGATAGCCACTGATGTTTAACATGTTCAACTTTCTTGGCTTCTCTTTTTCAGTAAACAAATACCCATTTGTGTAAACTCTATGGTTTAAAGGGATTGTTCTTACAGAAACTTTATCATCTTCAAAAATTAGCTCACTTTTTTTAGAAGATAATTCATGAAAAATAAGAGTATATTTTGCGTGAGATTGCGAAATTTTTAATTGTAATAAGGTTACTTCTTTAATTCCTTTAGGACCAAAAACATGTAAGTCTTTTTCTCTGTTTAGAATACCAAAAGTTGATAATAAACCAACTAAACCATAAAAATGATCGCCATGTAAATGAGAAATAAAAATATGATCAATTTTAGAAAAGCCAACTTTATACTTGCGCATTTGACGTTGAGTTCCCTCACCACAATCTATTAAAAAATGACGATTATTAATTTCTAAATATTGCGAAGTAGGAAAAGCGTTTACACGTGGAGTTGCAGAATGACACCCTAAAATAGTGAGGTTTATACTCATCGAATAACAAAACGTTTAGAGATCATATTATTCTTACCTTGTATTGAATAAATATACATTCCAACTAGTAAATCATTCTTAAAAAAAAGAATAGAATTTTTACCTTTTTTAGAAGTATACGTTTTTTTAAAAACAGTTTTACCGAGTATATTTTTTACACTAAAAATTAATTTAGATTCACTTGTAGAAGTAAAATTTATATTTGTTGAGTTTGTAAAAGGATTTGGAGCAGCAGATAAACCATCAATTGATTTTTCTTGTGAAAAACCTAAAGATGAGATTGTTAAAAGTAAAATAAAAAGTAATTTTTTAATCATTCACTTATGTTTTGCAGTTTTTAAAAACCTAATTCTCTTTGTATTGCTTCCATTTCTATAATATCTTCCGCTTCAATTAAGGTAGGAACAATATTAAAGGTCTCAGGAAAATCATCAACATTAATCTTTGTATTTACTATAACAAATGATGTGCCATTCTCTTTTTTATTGTCAGAAACACTCAAAAATAATAAAAAATCTTCTTTTTTCACGTTTATCTTATTAGTAACTTCGAGAATAAGATTCTCTTCTTTAAACTTTTTTTCTATTTTTAAAAAAGAAGTATAAAATTCTTTGAATGAGTTTTCATCCGAAGAAATAAGTGTGTAATTAGATTTTTTTTCAATTAGCATTGTATTATCTTTTTATTTGTTGCGCCAATAAATAAATAATTGCCATTCTAACAGCAACACCGTTTTCTACTTGATTTAAAATGATAGATTCGTTAGAATCTGCAACATCACTTGTAATTTCAACTCCACGATTTATTGGTCCTGGGTGCATGATTACTATTTTCTTGCCAAGGTTGTCTAAGATTTCTTTATTTATTCCAAAAAGTTGTGTGTATTCTCTAGTTGATGGAAAATATTTTATATCCATTCTTTCATGTTGTACGCGCAAAACGTTTGCAACATCACACCATTCTAATGCTTTTTTAAGATTTGTTTCAACTTCTACACCTAAGCTAGAAATGTATTTAGGAATTAACGTTGTTGGACCACAAACTTTTACTTTTGCACCTTGTAATTGAAGTGCAAAAATGTTTGATAAAGCGACTCTAGAGTGCAAAACATCGCCAACAATAACTATTTTTTTTCCTTTTACAGAACCTAATTTTTCTCTTATAGAGTATGAGTCTAATAAAGCTTGTGTTGGGTGTTCATGGGTTCCATCTCCAGCATTTATAATTTTTGCATCTACATGTTTAGATAAAAAAACACCAGCACCAACATTTGGGTGCCTCATAACAACAATATCTACTTTCATAGATAAAATATTGTTTACAGTATCTATTAAAGTTTCTCCTTTTTTTACTGATGATTGACTTGCAGAGAAGTTAATTACATCTGCAGATAACCGTTTTTCAGCAAGCTCAAAACTTAATTTTGTACGGGTACTATTTTCAAAAAATAAATTAGCAATTGTAATATCTCTTAAAGAAGGAACTTTTTTAATAGGTCGGTTAATTACTTCTTTAAAATGATCTGCAGTTTTAAAAATAAGATCAATATCATTTGCATTAAGATATTTTATTCCCAATAAATGTTTTACACTTAGTTCAGACACGTTAAGCTTTTTAAATTAGATGTTTGTAAATTATAATCTATTCTATCTTTTAAATGCATATTTTTTATTACAAAAACCCTTTGTGAGGGTTACTTTTGTTCTATATAAACGGCGTCTTTTTTATGAGTTTCATTCCAAGTAACCAAAACTTTTTCTTCATTTATTGCGTCTACTTGTCGGCCTCTGTAATTAGGTTGTATTGGTAAATGTCTACTAAACCTTCTGTCTATTAATACCAACAATTCTATGTGTTCTGGTCTTCCGTAAGATTGAATTGCAGTTAAGGCGGCTCTAATACTTCTTCCAGAAAATAAAACATCATCTATGAGTACTACTTGTTTACCTTCAATTAAAAAGTCTATTTCTGTAGCAGTTGCTGCTAAAGGTGCATCACGTCTTCTAAAGTCATCTCTGTAAAAAGTAATGTCTAAAAAACCTAATTGTAAGTTTTTAATTTGGTATTCATTTTTTAATAAAGACGCTAGTCTAGTGGCTAAAAAAGAACCTCTAGGTTGTAAGCCAATTAACACAGTATTTGAAAAATCATTGTGGTTTTCGATAAGCTGACAAGCTAGTCGATGCAGAATTATTTCAATATCTTTTGAGTTAAGTAATGTTTTTCTGCTCATTAGAAACCTATCAAATTAGGTTGATAGTTATTGAAAATCAAAATTAAAGGAAATAAATGTATAACCAAAATTTATAAGGAGTAAATAAAGATAAATGTTGTTAATTAAATTGTTGAAAACAATTAACGTCAAATTAAAAGCGGCATAAGACTTGTAGTACCTTTAAAATAATAATTCAAATCTCATAGTTATGTCTCTATTAAAATTTGAATCGATGCTCAAAACCAACAATATTTATTTTTTTGATTTGGTAGAGTTTGAAGAAATTATAATTCATTATCTTGATGTAGGAAAGCACTCACTTGCCAAAAAAGCGGTAAAGTTGGGGCTAGAACAACACCCGGCTTCAGTAGATTTAAAACTACTGCAAGTTGAGTTGTATGTTTTTGAAGGTGAACTGGATAAGGCGTCAAAATTATTAAAAAAAATAGCACTTATAGAGCCTAATAATGAAGAGGTTTTTATTCAGAAAGCAACTATTAATTCTAAAAAAGGAGACCATAAAGAAGCTGTTTTAGAGCTTCAAAAAGCGTTAACTTTTACAGATGATAAGCTAGATGTTTGGTCTTTATTAGGAATGGAATATTTGTATTTAGACGATTTTGAAAACGCCAGATTATATTTTTCTAAGTGTATAGATGTCGATTTAGAAGATTATTCTGCGCTTTATAATGTTGTGTATTGCTTTGATATGGCAAAAGAACATGAAGAAGCAATTAATTATTTAAATGTTTATGTTGATAAAAACCCTTATTGTGAAGTTGCTTGGCATCAATTAGGAAGACAATATTTTATTTTAAATAGGTTTAAAGAAGCATTAACTTCTTTTGATTATTCAGTTTTAATTGATGAATCTTTTATTGGCGGATATTTAGAAAAAGCAAAAACTTTAGAACAATTAGAACGTTACCAAGAAGCTATCGATAAT is part of the Polaribacter sp. SA4-10 genome and harbors:
- a CDS encoding lipopolysaccharide assembly protein LapB → MSLLKFESMLKTNNIYFFDLVEFEEIIIHYLDVGKHSLAKKAVKLGLEQHPASVDLKLLQVELYVFEGELDKASKLLKKIALIEPNNEEVFIQKATINSKKGDHKEAVLELQKALTFTDDKLDVWSLLGMEYLYLDDFENARLYFSKCIDVDLEDYSALYNVVYCFDMAKEHEEAINYLNVYVDKNPYCEVAWHQLGRQYFILNRFKEALTSFDYSVLIDESFIGGYLEKAKTLEQLERYQEAIDNYLITLELDDPTAFAYLRIGECYQKIDKYEAAISYYKKAVHEDPLLEKGWVLLTDMYFKQENFQKAGYYISKALKIDDDNALYWRKYSEINLKLNFFEETVTGFQKCLALNDDSTEIYIGLTDILSFLGEFDDAINVLIKAKRIYKDSPEIEYRLAGLFFVLNKEKYAFDHLISGMKLEYECNYILKELYPIMYDNEKVQKLLKDYKKAME
- the pyrR gene encoding bifunctional pyr operon transcriptional regulator/uracil phosphoribosyltransferase PyrR, whose translation is MSRKTLLNSKDIEIILHRLACQLIENHNDFSNTVLIGLQPRGSFLATRLASLLKNEYQIKNLQLGFLDITFYRDDFRRRDAPLAATATEIDFLIEGKQVVLIDDVLFSGRSIRAALTAIQSYGRPEHIELLVLIDRRFSRHLPIQPNYRGRQVDAINEEKVLVTWNETHKKDAVYIEQK
- a CDS encoding ribonuclease Z encodes the protein MSINLTILGCHSATPRVNAFPTSQYLEINNRHFLIDCGEGTQRQMRKYKVGFSKIDHIFISHLHGDHFYGLVGLLSTFGILNREKDLHVFGPKGIKEVTLLQLKISQSHAKYTLIFHELSSKKSELIFEDDKVSVRTIPLNHRVYTNGYLFTEKEKPRKLNMLNISGYPEIERCDYNNIKAGRDVVLSTGEVVKNQQLTINPAKPLSYAFCSDTYYKPDIIPLIKNVDLLYHEATFLSDREDLAKKTKHSTSKQAAQIAKDAEVKQLVLGHYSGRYTDISLFKKEAQETFSNVELAKPGVVFSVD
- a CDS encoding CoA-binding protein, which codes for MKNVTLVIGASTNPNKYSNIAIKRLADKEMQVVALGLRKGTVSGITIDEEKKDYKNIDTVNLYLNPKRQEDYYSYIISLKPRRVIFNPGTENTEFVKLLQENNIESEIACSLVLLSINQY
- a CDS encoding T9SS type A sorting domain-containing protein, with protein sequence MIKKLLFILLLTISSLGFSQEKSIDGLSAAPNPFTNSTNINFTSTSESKLIFSVKNILGKTVFKKTYTSKKGKNSILFFKNDLLVGMYIYSIQGKNNMISKRFVIR
- a CDS encoding aspartate carbamoyltransferase catalytic subunit: MSELSVKHLLGIKYLNANDIDLIFKTADHFKEVINRPIKKVPSLRDITIANLFFENSTRTKLSFELAEKRLSADVINFSASQSSVKKGETLIDTVNNILSMKVDIVVMRHPNVGAGVFLSKHVDAKIINAGDGTHEHPTQALLDSYSIREKLGSVKGKKIVIVGDVLHSRVALSNIFALQLQGAKVKVCGPTTLIPKYISSLGVEVETNLKKALEWCDVANVLRVQHERMDIKYFPSTREYTQLFGINKEILDNLGKKIVIMHPGPINRGVEITSDVADSNESIILNQVENGVAVRMAIIYLLAQQIKR